A stretch of the Aminipila terrae genome encodes the following:
- a CDS encoding flavodoxin family protein: MKSIVVFYSLEGNCKLIGNTIAEAAHSDILELKLRKPVPVKGPMKFLAGGGSVMKKSSPELTTVIPDLSDYQLIFIGAPVWAGSFAPAIRTFASSARLENKKMCFFTCCAGGPTEKCISDMKSLFEGNLFISDISFVNPATKDTKSCLNKVRDWVSGLTEDF; this comes from the coding sequence ATGAAAAGTATTGTAGTTTTTTATTCTCTGGAAGGAAATTGTAAATTAATCGGCAATACCATAGCTGAAGCGGCTCATTCGGATATTCTGGAATTAAAACTCAGGAAACCCGTACCTGTTAAAGGGCCAATGAAATTTTTAGCCGGTGGAGGAAGTGTCATGAAAAAATCCTCTCCAGAATTAACAACTGTCATTCCTGATCTATCCGACTACCAATTAATATTTATCGGGGCTCCTGTCTGGGCAGGTTCTTTTGCCCCTGCGATCCGGACCTTTGCTTCCAGCGCACGTCTTGAGAATAAAAAAATGTGTTTTTTCACCTGCTGTGCAGGCGGTCCTACAGAAAAATGTATTTCAGATATGAAATCCCTGTTTGAAGGTAATTTATTTATTTCAGATATCAGTTTTGTCAATCCGGCTACTAAAGACACCAAAAGTTGTCTTAACAAAGTCCGTGACTGGGTTTCTGGTTTAACAGAGGATTTTTAG
- a CDS encoding bifunctional glycosyltransferase family 2/GtrA family protein, producing MTDVKKVILVIPAYEPDEKLILLLQAVDSQTEFKIIVVDDGSGKVYEPIFQEAEKYAFVISYRTNKGKGYALKNAFSYIQNTYKEEATIVTADSDGQHKAEDIIAVAKANQSKPEYLTLGCREFIGKVPLKSKIGNVITRRIFQLSIGTRIQDTQTGLRAFDKNQLPFMMQIEGNRYEYEMNMLLYWIRDKRGIAEEPIKTIYLNDNSESHFNPLRDSWMIYREIIKFSFSSGISFVIDYGLYSLLIILTQGMPVNLSIGISNIASRIVSAAVNYFINRKYVFKYDSNVLKTVVQYSILAVIILVLNTLLLSFLIATFIPNRFLAKIIVELTLFILSCLAQKKIIFRNKVAPNQW from the coding sequence ATGACAGATGTAAAAAAGGTAATTCTGGTAATTCCTGCATATGAACCAGACGAGAAGCTGATTCTGCTGCTCCAGGCTGTTGATTCCCAGACAGAGTTTAAAATTATTGTAGTAGATGACGGAAGTGGTAAAGTATACGAACCGATTTTTCAGGAAGCAGAAAAATATGCTTTTGTAATATCCTATAGAACAAACAAAGGAAAAGGCTACGCATTAAAAAATGCATTCTCATATATACAAAATACGTATAAAGAAGAGGCAACCATAGTGACCGCTGACTCTGATGGGCAGCATAAGGCTGAAGACATTATTGCAGTAGCAAAGGCAAACCAAAGTAAGCCAGAATATCTGACCCTCGGCTGTAGAGAATTTATCGGTAAAGTGCCTCTGAAGAGTAAAATTGGTAATGTAATTACAAGAAGGATATTTCAACTGTCTATTGGGACAAGAATACAGGATACCCAGACAGGGCTGCGGGCATTTGATAAAAATCAGCTTCCTTTCATGATGCAGATTGAGGGGAATAGATATGAATATGAAATGAATATGCTGCTTTATTGGATAAGAGATAAAAGGGGGATTGCTGAAGAACCCATCAAAACTATTTATTTAAATGATAATTCTGAGTCCCATTTCAATCCATTAAGGGATTCCTGGATGATTTACAGAGAAATCATCAAATTCAGCTTTTCTTCAGGTATCAGCTTTGTGATAGACTATGGGCTATATTCCCTGCTGATTATATTGACACAGGGGATGCCTGTAAACTTAAGCATAGGTATAAGTAATATAGCATCAAGGATTGTCAGTGCTGCAGTTAATTATTTTATTAACAGAAAGTATGTCTTTAAATATGATAGCAATGTGCTGAAAACGGTAGTCCAGTATAGCATTCTTGCAGTGATTATCCTGGTTTTGAATACATTGCTTTTGTCATTTCTAATTGCTACTTTTATACCCAACCGTTTTTTAGCTAAAATTATTGTTGAACTTACCTTATTTATTTTAAGTTGTCTGGCACAAAAAAAGATAATTTTCAGAAATAAGGTTGCACCTAATCAATGGTAG
- a CDS encoding phosphodiester glycosidase family protein, translated as MKKIFNIIRKWPPCWWAVTYSVVLIGFTVLVLLSTFVIESKQVSGIANSGTDVKNTQPAALISDQSYKDSNIDIKLSKKRVNNTSVYIADIQVSSVAYLKAAFADNSYGRNIKQTTSEMAEKNKAILAINGDYYGFRDYGYVLRNGTLYRSNYGNSEDESFVVYKDGSCGVITESQQDAKSLLKDGAVQVFSFGPVLIENGKVSVGEKEEVDQARNSNPRTAIGMISPLHYVIAVSDGRTKESQGLTLYQLAQIMKDQGCTEAYNLDGGGSSTLYFNGKVINNPTDGRKKGEREVSDIVYIGY; from the coding sequence ATGAAAAAGATATTTAACATTATAAGAAAATGGCCACCCTGCTGGTGGGCAGTTACATATAGCGTAGTATTGATAGGTTTTACAGTGTTGGTCCTTCTAAGTACCTTTGTTATAGAAAGTAAACAAGTATCCGGAATAGCAAATAGCGGTACAGATGTAAAAAATACTCAGCCGGCCGCTCTTATTTCAGATCAGTCCTACAAAGATTCTAACATTGACATTAAACTCTCCAAGAAACGTGTCAATAATACTTCAGTCTATATAGCTGACATTCAGGTTAGCAGTGTAGCTTATTTAAAGGCAGCCTTTGCAGATAATTCTTACGGGCGAAATATAAAACAGACCACTTCTGAAATGGCAGAAAAAAATAAGGCAATTCTTGCAATTAATGGGGATTACTATGGATTTCGAGACTATGGTTACGTACTTCGAAATGGAACCTTATATCGTAGTAATTACGGAAATTCGGAGGATGAGTCTTTTGTGGTTTATAAAGATGGCAGTTGTGGCGTAATAACAGAAAGTCAGCAGGATGCCAAGAGCCTGCTTAAAGATGGGGCGGTACAAGTATTCTCTTTTGGACCAGTGTTAATTGAAAATGGAAAAGTGTCTGTCGGTGAAAAGGAAGAAGTCGACCAGGCAAGAAACAGTAATCCCAGAACGGCAATTGGTATGATTTCTCCTCTTCATTATGTCATCGCAGTTTCGGATGGAAGAACTAAAGAGAGCCAGGGACTTACCCTTTATCAGCTGGCCCAGATAATGAAAGATCAAGGCTGCACGGAAGCGTACAATTTAGATGGAGGCGGGTCCTCCACCTTGTATTTTAATGGAAAAGTGATTAATAATCCTACAGATGGAAGGAAAAAAGGAGAACGTGAGGTGAGTGATATTGTCTATATTGGATATTAA
- a CDS encoding TatD family hydrolase, with product MLFDSHTHLNNETLTEEERAALAEKIEASEVSYIMDVGFNLESSALAVKHAEKYPWCYAVVGCHPHDTKDMDEMQLIMIKGMAKKDKVMAIGEIGLDFHYDFSERDVQEEWFRRQIQLANQLKMPIVIHSREADELVMNILREEGAFSNERLSWFPKRPGPEGKMFPDARVLLHCFSGSKELGQQYIKLGATLSVAGPITYKNARKGVEVVKTIPIEYLLVETDAPYLTPEPFRGKQNMSPYVEYTARKVAEIKEMEYEDVVKITCENAKRFFGINN from the coding sequence ATGTTATTTGATTCACATACACACTTGAACAATGAAACTCTTACAGAGGAAGAAAGAGCCGCCTTAGCAGAAAAAATTGAGGCTTCAGAGGTTTCCTATATAATGGATGTGGGATTTAATCTGGAGAGCTCTGCTCTGGCTGTAAAGCATGCAGAAAAGTATCCCTGGTGCTATGCAGTAGTAGGATGTCATCCTCATGATACCAAGGATATGGATGAAATGCAGCTGATTATGATAAAAGGAATGGCTAAAAAAGATAAGGTCATGGCTATTGGAGAAATCGGACTGGACTTCCACTATGATTTTTCAGAAAGAGATGTACAGGAGGAATGGTTCAGAAGGCAAATACAGCTTGCCAACCAATTAAAGATGCCAATTGTTATCCACTCAAGAGAGGCGGATGAGCTTGTTATGAATATTCTGAGGGAAGAGGGGGCCTTTTCCAACGAAAGGTTGAGCTGGTTTCCCAAGAGACCTGGTCCTGAAGGCAAAATGTTTCCAGATGCAAGAGTTTTACTCCATTGTTTTTCAGGGAGCAAAGAACTCGGGCAGCAATATATAAAACTGGGAGCGACCTTGTCCGTAGCCGGCCCGATTACCTACAAGAATGCAAGAAAAGGAGTAGAAGTGGTAAAAACTATCCCCATAGAGTATCTGCTGGTAGAAACAGACGCACCCTATCTGACCCCAGAACCTTTCAGAGGGAAACAGAATATGTCACCTTATGTGGAGTATACAGCCAGGAAAGTGGCAGAAATAAAGGAAATGGAATATGAAGATGTAGTTAAAATTACCTGTGAAAATGCGAAAAGATTTTTTGGAATAAATAATTGA
- a CDS encoding S-layer homology domain-containing protein: MIFTLLISTVSAAGAVSAFAGTSDSKQLTDAIAAVKKVIDIPESMSEFSYYYDEDQDSSSLIHLNWADTDHTSNASATVTNNGMITSFYCYTPEFQPNGLAKTTEAQAQKVAGDYLQKLLPDSAGKFRPEDNTNNAYGGDFTFTYRMYINDIPCDFIYASIGINKSTGKLSTYNLNADLKDLSIKDYPSKDKAITKPEAKKVYLAELGPKLKYLSDYNYTKKALKVFAAYETDGLNRAIDANTGKIIKLYQDYEIYRYMDKAKKETMNAAAGTGEIKFTEEELKEIQRTQNLLDKNQADKIARDMISSIGSQKLQSSSLREDWGPNQEYMWNLNYEKDYVTLDAKTGTLVGFTHSTDNDSKNDIGLDKAKNIAEGYLDAVCSDKKSQVVWTNESAMDSKYGDYNFIYTRQVNGVDFDDNTIAVTVDKANGQVVSYSRNWYDKVTFPKLDGAMAKEKVFDVADGFGNFGLIYKKDLDGKIVLVYDFQKNGTYIIDAFKGIRLDNTGSVYKDSDDSKDYTDIAGNWAEKTIKELKLNGYYLEGDKFAPKAATTQLEFFKYLYSPEQSYYKDNEDFYKMLVDSKIITKSEINANACITRQEAAKYICRYLGVDKLAKESSVFKNMYSDKINNSYVGYASAAYALGIMKGDAKGRFNGSNTLTHAETAVVLYNTLNKR; encoded by the coding sequence ATGATATTTACTTTGCTGATATCAACCGTATCTGCGGCGGGAGCCGTATCAGCTTTTGCAGGAACATCTGACAGTAAACAATTAACAGATGCTATTGCAGCAGTGAAAAAAGTCATAGACATACCAGAGTCTATGAGCGAATTTAGTTATTACTATGATGAAGATCAGGATAGCAGCAGTCTGATACATTTAAACTGGGCAGACACTGATCACACTTCCAATGCTTCTGCAACGGTAACAAATAATGGTATGATTACTTCTTTTTATTGTTACACGCCAGAATTCCAGCCAAATGGGTTAGCTAAGACAACAGAGGCACAGGCACAAAAAGTTGCAGGAGATTATCTGCAGAAACTACTTCCTGATTCCGCAGGTAAATTTAGACCGGAAGATAATACAAACAATGCCTATGGTGGAGATTTTACATTTACTTACCGAATGTATATAAATGATATACCTTGTGATTTTATATATGCCAGCATTGGAATAAATAAATCCACAGGAAAACTTTCAACTTATAATCTGAATGCAGATCTTAAGGATTTATCTATTAAAGATTATCCTTCCAAGGATAAGGCAATTACAAAACCTGAAGCTAAAAAGGTATATCTTGCTGAGCTGGGACCTAAATTAAAGTATTTATCAGATTATAATTACACAAAAAAAGCGCTAAAGGTTTTTGCTGCTTATGAAACAGACGGACTGAACCGGGCCATAGATGCCAATACTGGGAAGATTATAAAACTTTATCAGGATTATGAAATCTATAGATACATGGATAAGGCCAAAAAAGAAACTATGAATGCCGCTGCAGGAACAGGGGAGATTAAGTTCACAGAAGAAGAGCTGAAAGAAATTCAAAGAACTCAGAACCTGCTGGACAAAAATCAGGCAGACAAGATTGCCAGAGATATGATTAGCTCTATTGGCAGTCAGAAGCTCCAGTCATCATCCCTGAGAGAGGATTGGGGACCTAATCAGGAATATATGTGGAACCTGAATTATGAAAAGGATTATGTAACCCTGGATGCAAAGACTGGAACTCTCGTGGGCTTTACTCACAGCACTGATAATGATTCAAAAAATGACATAGGGCTGGATAAGGCAAAAAATATAGCAGAAGGCTATCTGGATGCAGTATGCTCCGATAAAAAGAGTCAGGTGGTCTGGACCAATGAAAGTGCCATGGACAGCAAATATGGAGATTATAACTTTATTTATACAAGGCAGGTAAATGGTGTTGACTTTGATGATAATACCATTGCTGTTACTGTGGATAAAGCAAATGGTCAGGTTGTTTCTTATTCAAGAAACTGGTACGATAAGGTTACTTTCCCTAAATTAGATGGCGCTATGGCAAAAGAAAAGGTCTTTGATGTTGCAGATGGATTTGGCAATTTTGGACTAATATACAAAAAAGATTTAGATGGAAAGATTGTTTTAGTATATGATTTTCAAAAGAATGGAACCTATATAATAGATGCTTTTAAAGGAATTCGGCTGGATAACACAGGATCTGTTTATAAGGACTCTGATGACTCCAAAGATTATACAGATATAGCTGGAAACTGGGCAGAAAAAACTATAAAGGAACTAAAGCTTAATGGTTATTATCTGGAAGGTGACAAGTTCGCACCGAAGGCGGCCACTACACAGCTTGAATTCTTCAAGTATTTATACTCACCTGAACAAAGCTATTATAAGGATAATGAAGATTTTTATAAAATGCTTGTTGATAGTAAGATTATTACTAAGTCAGAAATCAATGCAAATGCCTGCATCACAAGACAGGAAGCAGCAAAATATATTTGCAGATATCTTGGGGTTGATAAACTGGCTAAGGAATCTTCCGTGTTTAAAAATATGTATAGCGATAAGATCAACAATTCTTATGTGGGGTATGCGTCTGCTGCTTACGCACTGGGCATTATGAAGGGCGATGCCAAAGGCAGATTTAATGGAAGTAATACCTTAACTCATGCAGAAACAGCAGTTGTTCTGTATAATACACTAAATAAAAGATAG
- a CDS encoding SpoIIE family protein phosphatase produces MGPGSGKGIPSTYGGLFITLLCGYGGGIGAGLIAGTSSAICLVLCTGYTPAIVMVFLAGGFTAGVFSQESKIMAAICFSGACLVLGMITTYPELFIPPYEPLTASAVMALIPRKYLVEIKRVFSIIRKDSAYCEMENKQQIVKALDEHYRTFDRLANLYGNARSNRSIISYQFRGMAQVTESLKNEMESINHGTSWTDAQPKFNINVAHAACGQIAGVSGDSFQYKDISQNEYGILISDGMGKGKAASAESSLAVSTLMDLIGSGFDVKLALKTVNNILLQQEGDEIFSTVDLALIDRLGGKLRLFKIGAAATFIKRGEKVAAVKMAALPMGIVDGLHIDFINVRMRPGDQIIMISDGVSDANRHDLDMNWLKEAIRSIKSKDPQTISDLIMNRAIEAYGIREKDDMTVITAVLE; encoded by the coding sequence ATGGGCCCTGGATCCGGCAAAGGCATCCCTTCCACTTATGGGGGGCTGTTTATTACCCTGCTATGCGGATATGGAGGCGGTATTGGTGCAGGTCTTATAGCAGGAACAAGTTCAGCCATATGTCTGGTCTTATGTACAGGGTATACTCCGGCTATTGTAATGGTTTTTCTTGCAGGAGGGTTTACCGCCGGTGTGTTTTCTCAGGAAAGTAAAATCATGGCAGCCATCTGTTTTAGTGGAGCCTGCCTGGTTTTAGGCATGATAACTACCTATCCCGAATTATTTATTCCTCCCTATGAGCCACTTACAGCATCCGCTGTAATGGCTCTGATTCCAAGAAAGTATTTAGTTGAGATAAAAAGAGTCTTTTCAATCATAAGAAAAGATTCAGCTTACTGCGAAATGGAAAATAAGCAACAGATTGTAAAGGCTCTGGATGAACACTACCGTACCTTCGACCGACTGGCAAATCTATATGGCAATGCAAGGAGCAACAGGTCTATTATATCCTATCAGTTCAGGGGTATGGCGCAGGTGACAGAGAGCTTGAAAAATGAAATGGAGTCAATTAATCACGGGACATCCTGGACAGATGCTCAGCCTAAATTTAATATAAACGTTGCTCATGCTGCATGCGGACAGATTGCAGGAGTTTCCGGGGATAGCTTTCAATATAAGGATATTTCACAAAATGAATATGGTATTTTAATCAGCGACGGTATGGGTAAGGGCAAAGCAGCTTCTGCTGAAAGCAGTCTTGCGGTATCCACATTAATGGATTTGATTGGTTCTGGTTTTGATGTAAAGTTGGCCTTAAAGACAGTAAATAATATTTTATTGCAGCAGGAGGGAGATGAAATCTTTTCCACTGTAGACCTGGCTTTAATAGACAGACTTGGAGGAAAACTCAGGCTGTTTAAGATAGGTGCAGCTGCTACCTTTATTAAACGTGGAGAAAAGGTGGCTGCTGTTAAGATGGCTGCTCTGCCTATGGGGATCGTAGACGGACTGCACATCGATTTCATTAATGTCCGCATGAGACCGGGAGATCAGATTATTATGATTTCTGACGGAGTGTCTGATGCAAATCGTCATGACCTTGATATGAACTGGCTTAAAGAAGCCATCAGAAGTATAAAATCAAAGGATCCTCAGACTATTTCTGACTTAATTATGAACAGAGCAATTGAGGCATACGGAATCAGGGAAAAGGATGATATGACTGTAATCACTGCGGTGTTAGAATAA
- a CDS encoding M14 family zinc carboxypeptidase: MKKRRLSKLFAVAIAVTLIMGTISFGYGDSSTITTNQGDSYEKPLPRNQILYSEIGSKLKEIKEKNPNIMDYQVIGQTHQGRNLYLVTLTDSEGMQNLEKYKSFMKNAVNNPTTALEYLSKNTDYKVPVFFNASIHGNETPGVDGAMELIEKLTTDKSPDTQNILRNCVVLINVVQNPDGRASGVRENAAGVDMNRDYITQSQPETQAVVKNVATTWYPTTMLDLHGFMSTENILLEPCTIPHNPNYEYDLLSKSLLPHAKYMAAAMKEKTGWDVDIPLEIWDDGWDDYPPIFTPQYFMYFGTISHTLEIKYADQDSIDADFAACYAALQYASKNKATLMKNQFDIYSRGGQGLNVEKDMNFPYAYIIPVNKEQQKDVYEAYKMVQHLLDNGIVVQQASAEFTADRIKYPSGTFIVPMHQGLRGLVNTMLWKGEDVTKKADKMYDISAYSFPLLNGFDAPSVQNEFKAEVKTIAELKEPVGNFNEGAGVNYVMPVENDSAYLVANTLVKEGFKVYRTKDMVSKYPSGTFVIPAQTGVAERLKALAEGNMTNIVGIGETKATLQPVLLKKIAVVEEDGGTFTAMSELGFNVTAISYNAVNHGYDFEKNGFEALILSGSQGLWEDSYDATGTTWSLDSRGIKNLTGFAKNHDFIGAGYAGAMLNKEIDKLGVVMGYIGEQEESQTAENGICTFNAKKTDPITYGYGNNEIIFAYKPIWVSGIDHLHKGGTVVSGSYGMGKDMYKAGFWADPQQIAGAYAIVHDNTPDYDAVLFGIVPTFRDYNHSTNGMMANAIYYLGYDGK, from the coding sequence ATGAAGAAAAGAAGACTTTCCAAATTATTTGCTGTAGCCATAGCCGTGACTCTTATTATGGGGACCATAAGCTTTGGCTATGGGGATTCATCTACCATAACAACTAACCAGGGTGATTCTTATGAAAAGCCATTACCAAGAAATCAGATACTTTATTCTGAAATAGGTTCAAAGCTCAAAGAGATAAAAGAAAAAAATCCCAATATTATGGACTATCAGGTAATCGGACAGACTCATCAGGGGAGAAATCTTTATTTAGTCACATTAACAGACTCTGAAGGAATGCAGAATCTGGAGAAGTACAAATCATTTATGAAGAATGCGGTCAATAATCCAACGACTGCTTTGGAGTACTTAAGCAAGAATACTGATTACAAGGTTCCAGTATTTTTCAATGCATCTATTCATGGAAATGAAACTCCTGGAGTTGATGGGGCCATGGAGCTCATTGAGAAGCTTACTACAGATAAAAGCCCAGACACTCAGAATATTTTAAGGAACTGCGTAGTTCTTATCAACGTAGTTCAGAATCCTGACGGAAGAGCTTCTGGGGTCCGTGAGAATGCTGCTGGTGTGGATATGAACAGAGATTACATAACTCAGAGCCAGCCTGAAACTCAGGCTGTCGTAAAAAATGTTGCGACTACATGGTATCCAACGACAATGCTTGATTTACACGGATTTATGTCCACAGAAAATATTCTCCTGGAGCCGTGTACGATACCTCACAACCCTAATTATGAATATGACCTGCTATCTAAGAGCCTGCTTCCACATGCCAAGTATATGGCTGCCGCCATGAAAGAAAAAACAGGATGGGATGTGGATATACCACTTGAAATCTGGGATGATGGCTGGGATGACTATCCGCCAATCTTCACTCCCCAGTATTTTATGTATTTTGGAACAATCAGTCATACTCTGGAAATCAAGTACGCAGATCAGGATAGCATTGATGCAGATTTTGCAGCCTGCTATGCAGCGCTGCAGTACGCTTCAAAAAATAAAGCCACTTTAATGAAGAATCAGTTTGATATTTATAGCAGAGGGGGTCAGGGACTTAACGTGGAAAAAGATATGAATTTCCCATATGCTTATATCATTCCTGTAAATAAAGAACAACAGAAAGACGTATATGAAGCATATAAAATGGTTCAACATCTGTTGGATAATGGAATCGTTGTTCAGCAGGCTTCAGCAGAATTTACTGCAGATCGTATCAAGTATCCTTCCGGAACTTTTATTGTACCTATGCATCAGGGACTCAGGGGCCTTGTGAATACCATGCTGTGGAAAGGGGAAGATGTTACTAAAAAGGCAGATAAAATGTACGATATCTCGGCCTATTCATTCCCGCTTCTAAATGGATTTGATGCACCTTCTGTGCAAAATGAATTTAAAGCAGAGGTCAAAACAATTGCAGAGTTAAAGGAACCAGTAGGAAACTTTAATGAAGGTGCTGGTGTTAATTATGTCATGCCAGTTGAAAATGATTCTGCCTATTTAGTGGCCAATACTCTGGTAAAAGAAGGTTTTAAAGTTTACAGAACCAAAGATATGGTCTCTAAATATCCTTCTGGTACTTTTGTGATTCCTGCTCAGACAGGTGTAGCAGAAAGATTGAAAGCTCTGGCTGAAGGAAATATGACTAATATTGTGGGAATTGGTGAAACAAAAGCAACGCTTCAGCCAGTACTGCTTAAAAAGATTGCAGTGGTTGAAGAAGATGGTGGAACATTTACAGCTATGAGTGAACTGGGCTTTAATGTGACAGCAATTTCTTACAATGCTGTAAATCATGGATACGATTTTGAAAAGAATGGATTTGAAGCATTAATCCTTTCAGGAAGTCAGGGATTATGGGAAGACAGTTATGATGCCACAGGAACTACCTGGTCATTAGATTCAAGAGGAATTAAGAATCTGACGGGCTTTGCAAAAAACCATGACTTCATCGGAGCAGGCTATGCTGGAGCCATGTTAAATAAAGAGATTGATAAGCTGGGCGTCGTAATGGGTTATATTGGAGAGCAAGAGGAATCTCAAACGGCGGAAAACGGTATATGTACATTTAATGCTAAGAAAACAGACCCCATTACTTATGGTTATGGTAATAATGAAATCATATTTGCATACAAACCTATATGGGTTTCAGGCATTGACCACTTACATAAGGGAGGAACTGTTGTAAGTGGAAGTTATGGAATGGGTAAAGACATGTATAAGGCAGGATTCTGGGCAGATCCTCAGCAGATCGCCGGTGCATATGCAATTGTCCATGACAATACCCCTGACTATGATGCAGTTCTGTTTGGGATTGTGCCTACTTTCAGAGATTACAACCATTCTACCAATGGTATGATGGCCAATGCAATATATTATCTGGGATATGATGGTAAATAG
- a CDS encoding ABC-F family ATP-binding cassette domain-containing protein yields MILLNAANISKSYTENPLLTDLSFSIHEGDKIGFIGVNGTGKSTLLRIAAGIENADEGTVTMTKGVRIGYLPQMPVFDSGNTILEQMMEILKENKREASEYECKAMLMDLGITAFDASVKNLSGGEKKRVAMAGVLVADMELLILDEPTNHLDSDTIEWLEKYLKNFKGAIFMVTHDRYFLDRVSNRILELNDGKLYRHEGNYLAYLENKAAREEMALATERKRKTLYKRELEWIRRGAQARTTKAKGRVERFEELAKNRMAIDESKIQMSSLSSRLGKKVIEIKDITKAYGSKLLIKDFTYTVLRNDRIAIIGENGTGKSTLLRMIMGQEVPDTGTIEIGETVRFGYFSQESEDMDLSMRIIDYVQSIAYNVETTEGTITAAQMLERFLFPRHIHSVRINKLSGGEKRRLYLLGILMMAPNVLLLDEPTNDLDIDTLTILEDYLDNFPGVVIVVSHDRYFVDRIAIRTFVYEENGNIGHYPGGYTDYMEIRKLEKTQLKDQEKTLSNTEKDHKKDDSSQKDNDRNISKKLKFTYNEQREFTVIDEVIAELEQKISEVEERISKETSNYTRLQELMADKAALEEQLTEKMERWVYLNDLAEQIANQ; encoded by the coding sequence ATGATACTACTTAACGCTGCAAACATTTCAAAGTCATACACAGAGAATCCGCTTTTAACGGATTTATCATTTAGCATTCATGAAGGAGATAAAATTGGCTTTATAGGTGTTAATGGAACCGGAAAATCAACGTTACTCAGAATAGCTGCAGGAATTGAGAATGCAGATGAAGGTACGGTTACCATGACAAAAGGGGTAAGAATTGGATACTTACCGCAAATGCCCGTTTTTGACTCTGGCAATACAATTCTGGAGCAGATGATGGAAATATTAAAAGAAAATAAACGTGAAGCTTCAGAATATGAATGCAAAGCTATGCTTATGGATTTAGGTATTACTGCCTTTGATGCATCAGTGAAAAACCTTTCCGGAGGAGAAAAGAAAAGAGTAGCCATGGCTGGGGTTTTAGTTGCGGATATGGAATTGTTAATCCTGGATGAGCCTACTAATCACCTGGATAGTGACACCATTGAATGGCTGGAAAAATATCTGAAGAATTTTAAGGGAGCTATTTTTATGGTTACCCACGACAGGTACTTTTTAGACAGAGTATCTAACCGTATATTGGAATTAAACGATGGGAAACTTTACAGGCATGAGGGAAATTATCTGGCATATTTGGAAAACAAGGCTGCCAGGGAAGAAATGGCCCTGGCCACGGAACGAAAAAGGAAAACTTTATATAAACGTGAACTGGAATGGATCAGGAGAGGGGCCCAGGCCAGAACTACTAAAGCAAAGGGCCGCGTTGAGAGATTTGAAGAACTGGCAAAAAACAGAATGGCTATTGATGAATCCAAGATACAAATGAGCTCTTTATCAAGCAGGCTGGGGAAAAAGGTAATTGAGATAAAAGATATTACAAAGGCATATGGGAGTAAATTACTAATTAAGGATTTTACCTATACAGTGCTGAGAAATGACAGAATTGCCATAATCGGAGAAAATGGCACTGGAAAATCTACTCTCCTGAGAATGATCATGGGTCAGGAAGTTCCAGACACCGGAACCATAGAAATAGGGGAAACTGTAAGGTTTGGTTATTTTTCACAGGAAAGTGAAGATATGGATTTATCTATGAGAATAATAGATTATGTTCAAAGTATTGCTTACAATGTAGAGACAACGGAGGGGACTATAACAGCAGCCCAGATGCTTGAAAGATTCTTGTTTCCCAGACATATCCATTCTGTAAGAATCAATAAACTTTCAGGAGGAGAGAAACGAAGACTTTATCTTCTGGGAATACTGATGATGGCACCTAACGTTCTGCTGCTGGACGAACCTACGAATGACCTTGATATTGATACACTAACTATTTTGGAGGACTATCTGGACAATTTCCCCGGAGTAGTAATCGTTGTATCTCATGACAGGTATTTTGTAGACCGTATTGCCATAAGGACCTTTGTTTATGAAGAGAATGGCAACATAGGCCATTATCCTGGTGGATATACAGATTATATGGAGATTAGAAAGCTGGAAAAAACACAGCTTAAAGACCAGGAAAAAACTTTGTCAAATACAGAAAAGGACCATAAAAAAGATGATTCCAGTCAAAAAGATAATGACAGGAATATTTCAAAAAAACTAAAATTTACTTATAATGAACAGCGTGAATTTACCGTTATTGATGAAGTAATTGCAGAGCTTGAACAGAAAATCAGTGAAGTAGAAGAAAGAATTTCAAAAGAGACCAGCAATTATACCAGACTCCAGGAATTAATGGCAGATAAAGCAGCTCTTGAAGAGCAACTGACTGAAAAAATGGAACGATGGGTGTATTTAAATGATTTAGCAGAGCAGATTGCTAATCAGTAG